A genomic stretch from Sphingobacterium sp. ML3W includes:
- a CDS encoding SusD/RagB family nutrient-binding outer membrane lipoprotein has product MKQLSLLKYALVFAIITTTVSCSKKFDDSYDIDPNNPSTATGMQLLANAEFFLSGTSANTANQMGVHYPQYLSLTTYTDNSRYISTNLNFESWYKGPLKNIQEVKDKAKNGTLSESEGSAANQIALANILESYFMLHMTDRWGDLPYSDALKGSQNRLPKYDTQKEIYTSLFKQLKEASSTLDPNATLKNEIIFNGNMSKWKKVGNTIRLLMALRLSKVDATWGKQEFASALADGVMTSNADNFAYPHLAEKDHENFWYNSFTRLERQWFALSKPLVDYMKPKNDPRLPIYGDKNQAGEYVGLEYGKAAGNSGDIPGISLLGAKLRQQNSPVNLVTYPQVLFAMAEAAKLGWINGGDAVAETNYKNAIRESINSWTANATSASTIDAYITQPSVAYTAATAIQQIAEQRWIHLFLNGYEAWSEWRRTGFPVLMAPAGANGNLIPRREGYPTQEASNNTVNYNTAVAAFPYGGADGLNARVWWDKP; this is encoded by the coding sequence ATGAAACAGTTATCATTATTAAAATATGCCCTCGTTTTTGCTATTATAACGACGACGGTATCGTGCAGTAAAAAATTTGACGATTCATATGATATAGACCCGAATAATCCTTCCACTGCAACAGGCATGCAATTATTAGCCAATGCAGAGTTCTTTCTATCAGGGACGAGTGCCAATACGGCTAATCAGATGGGGGTACATTACCCTCAATATTTATCGTTAACGACATATACAGACAACTCTAGGTATATATCAACCAATTTAAATTTTGAAAGTTGGTATAAGGGCCCGTTAAAAAATATTCAGGAAGTAAAGGATAAAGCTAAAAATGGAACATTAAGTGAATCAGAGGGTAGTGCGGCTAACCAAATTGCGCTAGCTAATATTCTGGAGTCTTATTTTATGTTGCATATGACCGATCGTTGGGGAGATTTACCTTATAGCGATGCGCTGAAGGGAAGTCAGAATCGCCTTCCTAAATATGATACGCAGAAAGAAATCTACACAAGCCTGTTCAAACAGCTAAAGGAGGCAAGTTCCACCCTAGATCCCAATGCTACATTAAAAAATGAGATCATCTTCAATGGCAACATGAGCAAATGGAAGAAAGTCGGTAATACGATTCGCCTTCTTATGGCACTCCGTTTGTCCAAAGTGGATGCCACTTGGGGTAAACAGGAATTTGCCAGTGCTTTAGCAGACGGTGTCATGACCTCTAATGCGGACAATTTTGCCTATCCACATTTAGCGGAAAAGGATCATGAAAATTTCTGGTATAATTCGTTCACGCGTCTCGAACGTCAGTGGTTCGCACTGAGTAAGCCTCTAGTAGATTATATGAAACCTAAAAATGATCCGCGTTTACCGATCTATGGTGACAAGAATCAAGCAGGGGAATATGTTGGTTTAGAATATGGAAAAGCGGCTGGAAATTCTGGTGATATTCCGGGAATATCATTGTTGGGGGCCAAGCTTAGACAACAAAATTCTCCAGTCAACTTAGTGACTTACCCCCAAGTATTGTTTGCAATGGCTGAGGCCGCGAAATTAGGATGGATAAATGGTGGTGATGCTGTTGCAGAAACCAACTACAAAAATGCGATCAGAGAGTCTATTAATTCATGGACAGCTAATGCGACTTCTGCTTCCACCATAGATGCATATATTACCCAACCCTCGGTAGCATATACGGCTGCTACGGCTATACAGCAGATTGCCGAGCAACGTTGGATCCATCTTTTCTTAAATGGTTATGAGGCTTGGTCAGAATGGAGAAGAACGGGTTTCCCTGTTTTAATGGCACCTGCAGGAGCCAATGGAAATCTGATTCCACGTAGAGAAGGCTACCCTACCCAGGAAGCATCAAATAATACAGTGAACTATAATACTGCTGTTGCAGCTTTCCCATACGGTGGTGCCGACGGACTTAATGCAAGAGTATGGTGGGATAAGCCATAG